Proteins encoded by one window of Rhodamnia argentea isolate NSW1041297 chromosome 6, ASM2092103v1, whole genome shotgun sequence:
- the LOC115726796 gene encoding squalene synthase-like isoform X4, whose product MGSLGAILRHPSDFYPLMKLKMAASNAEKQIPPQPHWGFCYSMLHKVSRSFALVIQQLGTELRDAVCIFYLVLRALDTVEDDTSIPTDVKVPILKAFHQHVYDNEWHFSCGTKEYKVLMDQFHHVSTAFLELGKRYQEAIEEITKRMGAGMAKFICKEVETIDDYDEYCHYVAGLVGLGLSKLFHASGAEDLAPDSLSNSMGLFLQKTNIIRDYLEDINEIPKSRMFWPRQIWSNYVNKLEDLKYEENSEKAVQCLNDMVTNALTHVEDCLTYMSALRDPSIFRFCAIPQVMAIGTLALCYNNIEVFRGVVKMRRGLTAKIIDRTRTMADVYGAFYDFSCMLKSKVDKNDPNATKTLSRIEATQKSCRDAGLRNKRKSYILPSEPRYSFVQVLVLLIILAIFLAQFFASRSSNY is encoded by the exons atgGGGAGTTTGGGAGCGATTCTGAGGCACCCGAGCGATTTCTACCCGCTGATGAAGCTGAAGATGGCGGCGAGTAATGCCGAGAAGCAGATCCCTCCGCAGCCTCACTGGGGATTCTGCTACTCCATGCTCCACAAGGTCTCCCGGAGTTTTGCCCTCGTCATCCAACAGCTCGGCACCGAGCTTCGCGATGCG GTGTGCATATTCTATTTGGTCCTGCGAGCACTTGATACAGTTG AGGATGACACAAGCATACCTACTGACGTCAAAGTGCCTATCCTGAAAGCTTTTCACCAGCACGTGTATGATAACGAGTGGCATTTTTCAT GTGGTACAAAGGAATACAAGGTTCTAATGGACCAATTTCATCATGTTTCCACGGCTTTCCTGGAGCTGGGGAAAAG GTACCAAGAGGCAATCGAGGAAATTACTAAAAGGATGGGCGCAGGAATGGCAAAATTtatttgcaaagag GTGGAAACAATAGATGATTACGATGAATATTGCCATTACGTGGCAGGACTTGTTGGTCTAGGTTTGTCAAAGCTTTTCCATGCTTCTGGAGCTGAAGATCTGGCACCGGATTCTCTATCCAATTCAATGGGTTTGTTTCTACAG AAAACCAACATTATTCGAGATTATTTGGAGGATATCAATGAGATTCCAAAGTCACGCATGTTTTGGCCTCGTCAAATTTGGAGTAACTATGTAAACAAACTCGAG GACTTGAAGTATGAGGAGAATTCAGAGAAGGCAGTGCAATGTTTGAATGACATGGTCACAAATGCTTTGACACATGTTGAAGACTGTTTGACATACATGTCTGCTTTGAGGGATCCTTCTATATTCCGGTTTTGTGCCATTCCTCAG GTAATGGCAATTGGAACATTAGCTTTATGCTACAACAATATTGAAGTTTTCAGAGGCGTAGTGAAGATGAGGCGAG GTCTTACTGCTAAAATTATCGATCGCACGAGAACAATGGCTGATGTTTATGGtgctttctatgatttttcttgtATGCTGAAGTCCAAG GTTGACAAGAATGACCCTAATGCTACAAAAACATTAAGCAGAATCGAGGCTACGCAGAAGTCCTGCAGAGATGCTGGTCTCCGAAACAAAAG GAAATCTTACATCCTTCCAAGTGAACCCAGATACAGCTTCG TGCAGGTCCTCGTTTTGCTCATTATACTGGCAATATTTCTCGCTCAATTCTTTGCAAGTAGATCAAGTAACTACT GA
- the LOC115726796 gene encoding squalene synthase-like isoform X1 codes for MGSLGAILRHPSDFYPLMKLKMAASNAEKQIPPQPHWGFCYSMLHKVSRSFALVIQQLGTELRDAVCIFYLVLRALDTVEDDTSIPTDVKVPILKAFHQHVYDNEWHFSCGTKEYKVLMDQFHHVSTAFLELGKRYQEAIEEITKRMGAGMAKFICKEVETIDDYDEYCHYVAGLVGLGLSKLFHASGAEDLAPDSLSNSMGLFLQKTNIIRDYLEDINEIPKSRMFWPRQIWSNYVNKLEDLKYEENSEKAVQCLNDMVTNALTHVEDCLTYMSALRDPSIFRFCAIPQVMAIGTLALCYNNIEVFRGVVKMRRGLTAKIIDRTRTMADVYGAFYDFSCMLKSKVDKNDPNATKTLSRIEATQKSCRDAGLRNKRKSYILPSEPRYSFVPVLVLLIILAIFLAQFFASRSSNY; via the exons atgGGGAGTTTGGGAGCGATTCTGAGGCACCCGAGCGATTTCTACCCGCTGATGAAGCTGAAGATGGCGGCGAGTAATGCCGAGAAGCAGATCCCTCCGCAGCCTCACTGGGGATTCTGCTACTCCATGCTCCACAAGGTCTCCCGGAGTTTTGCCCTCGTCATCCAACAGCTCGGCACCGAGCTTCGCGATGCG GTGTGCATATTCTATTTGGTCCTGCGAGCACTTGATACAGTTG AGGATGACACAAGCATACCTACTGACGTCAAAGTGCCTATCCTGAAAGCTTTTCACCAGCACGTGTATGATAACGAGTGGCATTTTTCAT GTGGTACAAAGGAATACAAGGTTCTAATGGACCAATTTCATCATGTTTCCACGGCTTTCCTGGAGCTGGGGAAAAG GTACCAAGAGGCAATCGAGGAAATTACTAAAAGGATGGGCGCAGGAATGGCAAAATTtatttgcaaagag GTGGAAACAATAGATGATTACGATGAATATTGCCATTACGTGGCAGGACTTGTTGGTCTAGGTTTGTCAAAGCTTTTCCATGCTTCTGGAGCTGAAGATCTGGCACCGGATTCTCTATCCAATTCAATGGGTTTGTTTCTACAG AAAACCAACATTATTCGAGATTATTTGGAGGATATCAATGAGATTCCAAAGTCACGCATGTTTTGGCCTCGTCAAATTTGGAGTAACTATGTAAACAAACTCGAG GACTTGAAGTATGAGGAGAATTCAGAGAAGGCAGTGCAATGTTTGAATGACATGGTCACAAATGCTTTGACACATGTTGAAGACTGTTTGACATACATGTCTGCTTTGAGGGATCCTTCTATATTCCGGTTTTGTGCCATTCCTCAG GTAATGGCAATTGGAACATTAGCTTTATGCTACAACAATATTGAAGTTTTCAGAGGCGTAGTGAAGATGAGGCGAG GTCTTACTGCTAAAATTATCGATCGCACGAGAACAATGGCTGATGTTTATGGtgctttctatgatttttcttgtATGCTGAAGTCCAAG GTTGACAAGAATGACCCTAATGCTACAAAAACATTAAGCAGAATCGAGGCTACGCAGAAGTCCTGCAGAGATGCTGGTCTCCGAAACAAAAG GAAATCTTACATCCTTCCAAGTGAACCCAGATACAGCTTCGTACCA GTCCTCGTTTTGCTCATTATACTGGCAATATTTCTCGCTCAATTCTTTGCAAGTAGATCAAGTAACTACT GA
- the LOC115726796 gene encoding squalene synthase-like isoform X2 has translation MGSLGAILRHPSDFYPLMKLKMAASNAEKQIPPQPHWGFCYSMLHKVSRSFALVIQQLGTELRDAVCIFYLVLRALDTVEDDTSIPTDVKVPILKAFHQHVYDNEWHFSCGTKEYKVLMDQFHHVSTAFLELGKRYQEAIEEITKRMGAGMAKFICKEVETIDDYDEYCHYVAGLVGLGLSKLFHASGAEDLAPDSLSNSMGLFLQKTNIIRDYLEDINEIPKSRMFWPRQIWSNYVNKLEDLKYEENSEKAVQCLNDMVTNALTHVEDCLTYMSALRDPSIFRFCAIPQVMAIGTLALCYNNIEVFRGVVKMRRGLTAKIIDRTRTMADVYGAFYDFSCMLKSKVDKNDPNATKTLSRIEATQKSCRDAGLRNKRKSYILPSEPRYSFVPVLVLLIILAIFLAQFFASRSSNY, from the exons atgGGGAGTTTGGGAGCGATTCTGAGGCACCCGAGCGATTTCTACCCGCTGATGAAGCTGAAGATGGCGGCGAGTAATGCCGAGAAGCAGATCCCTCCGCAGCCTCACTGGGGATTCTGCTACTCCATGCTCCACAAGGTCTCCCGGAGTTTTGCCCTCGTCATCCAACAGCTCGGCACCGAGCTTCGCGATGCG GTGTGCATATTCTATTTGGTCCTGCGAGCACTTGATACAGTTG AGGATGACACAAGCATACCTACTGACGTCAAAGTGCCTATCCTGAAAGCTTTTCACCAGCACGTGTATGATAACGAGTGGCATTTTTCAT GTGGTACAAAGGAATACAAGGTTCTAATGGACCAATTTCATCATGTTTCCACGGCTTTCCTGGAGCTGGGGAAAAG GTACCAAGAGGCAATCGAGGAAATTACTAAAAGGATGGGCGCAGGAATGGCAAAATTtatttgcaaagag GTGGAAACAATAGATGATTACGATGAATATTGCCATTACGTGGCAGGACTTGTTGGTCTAGGTTTGTCAAAGCTTTTCCATGCTTCTGGAGCTGAAGATCTGGCACCGGATTCTCTATCCAATTCAATGGGTTTGTTTCTACAG AAAACCAACATTATTCGAGATTATTTGGAGGATATCAATGAGATTCCAAAGTCACGCATGTTTTGGCCTCGTCAAATTTGGAGTAACTATGTAAACAAACTCGAG GACTTGAAGTATGAGGAGAATTCAGAGAAGGCAGTGCAATGTTTGAATGACATGGTCACAAATGCTTTGACACATGTTGAAGACTGTTTGACATACATGTCTGCTTTGAGGGATCCTTCTATATTCCGGTTTTGTGCCATTCCTCAG GTAATGGCAATTGGAACATTAGCTTTATGCTACAACAATATTGAAGTTTTCAGAGGCGTAGTGAAGATGAGGCGAG GTCTTACTGCTAAAATTATCGATCGCACGAGAACAATGGCTGATGTTTATGGtgctttctatgatttttcttgtATGCTGAAGTCCAAG GTTGACAAGAATGACCCTAATGCTACAAAAACATTAAGCAGAATCGAGGCTACGCAGAAGTCCTGCAGAGATGCTGGTCTCCGAAACAAAAG GAAATCTTACATCCTTCCAAGTGAACCCAGATACAGCTTCGTACCA GTCCTCGTTTTGCTCATTATACTGGCAATATTTCTCGCTCAATTCTTTGCAAGTAGATCAAGTAACTACT